From one Macaca nemestrina isolate mMacNem1 chromosome 3, mMacNem.hap1, whole genome shotgun sequence genomic stretch:
- the AF gene encoding alpha-fetoprotein produces the protein MYFCFRATIFFAQFVQEATYKEVSKMVKDVLTAIEKPTGDEQSAGCLENQLPAFLEELCHEKDILEKYGLSDCCSQSEEGRHNCFLAHKKPTPASIPVFQVPEPVTSCEAYEEDRETFMNRFIYEIARRHPFLYAPTILLLAARYDKTIPSCCKAENAVECFQTKAASITKELRESSLLNQHACAVMKNFGTRTFHAITVTKLSQKFTKVNFTEIQKLVLDVAHVHEHCCRGDVLDCLQDGEKIMSYICSQQDTLSNKITECCKLTTLERGQCIIHAENDEKPEGLSPNLNRFLGDRDFNQFSSGEKNIFLASFVHEYSRRHPQLAVSVILRVAKGYQELLEKCFQTENPLECQEKGEEELQKYIQESQALAKRSCGLFQKLGEYYLQNAFLVAYTKKAPQLTSSELMAITRKMAATAATCCQLSEDKLLACGEGAADIIIGHLCIRHETTPVNPGVGQCCTSSYANRRPCFSSLVVDETYVPPAFSDDKFIFHKDLCQAQGVALQTMKQEFLINLVKQKPQITEEQLEAVIADFSGLLEKCCQGQEQEVCFAEEGQKLISKTRAALGV, from the exons CTACCTGCCTTTCTGGAAGAACTTTGCCATGAGAAAGACATTTTGGAAAAGTACGGACTTTCAGACTGCTGCAGCCAAAGTGAAGAGGGAAGACATAACTGTTTTCTTGCACACAAAAAGCCCACTCCAGCATCCATCCCAGTTTTCCAAGTCCCAGAACCTGTCACGAGTTGTGAAGCATATGAAGAAGACAGGGAGACATTCATGAACAG ATTCATTTACGAGATAGCAAGAAGGCATCCGTTCCTGTATGCACCTACAATTCTTCTTTTGGCTGCTCGCTATGACAAAACAATTCCATCTTGCTGCAAAGCTGAAAATGCAGTTGAATGCTTCCAAACAAAG GCAGCATCAATTACAAAAGAATTAAGAGAAAGCAGCTTGTTAAATCAACATGCATGTGCAGTAATGAAAAATTTTGGGACCCGAACTTTCCATGCCAT tactGTTACTAAACTGAGTCAGAAGTTTACCAAAGTTAATTTTACTGAAATCCAGAAATTAGTCCTGGATGTGGCCCACGTGCATGAGCACTGCTGCAGAGGAGACGTGTTGGATTGTCTGCAGGATGGG GAAAAAATTATGTCCTACATATGTTCTCAACAAGACACTCTGTCAAACAAAATAACAGAATGCTGCAAACTGACCACACTGGAACGTGGTCAATGTATAATTCATGCAGAAAATGATGAAAAACCTGAAGGTCTATCACCAAATCTAAACAGGTTTTTAGGAGATAGAGATTTTAACCAAttttcttcaggggaaaaaaatatcTTCTTGGCAAG TTTTGTTCATGAATATTCAAGAAGACATCCTCAGCTTGCAGTCTCGGTAATTCTAAGAGTTGCTAAAGGATACCAGGAGTTACTGGAGAAGTGTTTCCAGACAGAAAACCCTCTTGAATGCCAAGAGAAAGGG GAAGAAGAATTACAGAAATACATCCAGGAGAGCCAAGCATTGGCAAAGCGAAGCTGCGGCCTCTTCCAGAAACTAGGAGAATATTACCTACAAAATGC ATTTCTCGTTGCTTACACAAAGAAAGCCCCTCAGCTGACCTCATCGGAGCTGATGGCCATCACCAGAAAAATGGCAGCCACAGCAGCCACTTGTTGCCAACTCAGTGAGGACAAACTTTTGGCCTGTGGTGAGGGAGCG GCTGACATTATTATTGGACACTTATGTATCAGACATGAAACGACTCCAGTAAACCCTGGTGTTGGCCAGTGCTGCACTTCTTCATATGCCAACAGGAGGCCATGCTTCAGCAGCTTGGTGGTGGATGAAACATATGTCCCTCCTGCATTCTCAGATGACAAGTTCATTTTCCATAAGGATCTGTGTCAAGCTCAGGGTGTAGCGCTGCAAACGATGAAACAAGA GTTTCTCATTAACCTTGTGAAGCAAAAGCCACAAATAACAGAGGAACAACTTGAGGCTGTCATTGCAGATTTCTCAGGCCTGTTGGAGAAATGCTGCCAAGGTCAGGAACAGGAAGTCTGCTTTGCTGAAGAG GGACAAAAACTGATTTCAAAAACTCGTGCTGCTTTGGGAGTTTAA